In a genomic window of Pieris brassicae chromosome 7, ilPieBrab1.1, whole genome shotgun sequence:
- the LOC123711945 gene encoding NADH-cytochrome b5 reductase 2 isoform X2, producing MNNPKIVLPIIAGVSAVVVLVTVLANLIWGRKASAPTKKINPVTLLDSNVKYPLPLIEREEISHDTRRFRFGLPSPDHILGLPIGQHIHLSVKLQDDLVIRAYTPVTSDEEKGYVDLVIKVYFKNVHPKFPDGGKMSQHLESLKIGDTIDVRGPSGRLQYVGKGTFQIKKLRKDPPTKVTMKKLNMIAGGTGIAPMLQLIRHICQDPNDSTEMRLLFANQTEEDILLRDELEKYQRDHPEQFCLWYTLDRPTEGWKYSTGFINDEMIREHLFPPGDDVMVLMCGPPPMINFACNPALDKLEYPAEKRFAY from the exons ATGAATAACCCTAAAATc gttCTCCCTATAATAGCTGGAGTAAGTGCTGTGGTTGTGTTAGTGACAGTTTTAGCTAACCTAATATGGGGAAGGAAAGCATCCGCACCAACAAAGAAGATAAACCCTGTCACATTACTTGACTCCAATGTAAAGTATCCCTTACCTCTTATTGAAAGGGAAGAAATTAGCCATGACACAAGAAGATTTAGATTTGGACTTCCCTCTCCAGATCATATTCTCG GTTTGCCAATTGGCCAGCATATACACTTATCAGTAAAATTACAAGATGATCTTGTTATTAGAGCATATACACCTGTTACCAGTGATGAGGAGAAGGGATATGTTGATTTGGTTATAAAG gtTTATTTCAAGAATGTGCATCCAAAATTCCCCGATGGAGGTAAAATGTCTCAGCACTTGGAAAGTCTGAAGATTGGTGACACAATTGATGTCAGAGGTCCATCGGGAAGGCTGCAGTATGTTGGTAAAGGAACATTCCAAATTAAGAAGCTAAGAAAGGACCCGCCAACTAAAGTCACTATGAAGAAACTCAACATGATTGCAG GTGGTACGGGCATCGCGCCAATGTTGCAACTGATCAGACATATATGTCAAGACCCGAATGATTCCACGGAAATGAGGCTATTGTTTGCAAATCAGACGGAGGAAGATATTTTACTTCGGGACGAATTGGAGAAGTATCAACGCGATCACCCTGAGCAGTTCTGTTTGTGGTACACCTTGGACAGACCTACTGaag GCTGGAAGTACAGTACCGGCTTCATCAACGACGAGATGATTCGCGAGCACCTGTTCCCTCCAGGCGATGACGTCATGGTACTTATGTGCGGGCCACCACCTATGATTAACTTCGCCTGCAATCCGGCCCTGGATAAACTAGAATATCCAGCGGAAAAGCGATTCGCATACTAA
- the LOC123711945 gene encoding NADH-cytochrome b5 reductase 2 isoform X3 codes for MSVVLPIIAGVSAVVVLVTVLANLIWGRKASAPTKKINPVTLLDSNVKYPLPLIEREEISHDTRRFRFGLPSPDHILGLPIGQHIHLSVKLQDDLVIRAYTPVTSDEEKGYVDLVIKVYFKNVHPKFPDGGKMSQHLESLKIGDTIDVRGPSGRLQYVGKGTFQIKKLRKDPPTKVTMKKLNMIAGGTGIAPMLQLIRHICQDPNDSTEMRLLFANQTEEDILLRDELEKYQRDHPEQFCLWYTLDRPTEGWKYSTGFINDEMIREHLFPPGDDVMVLMCGPPPMINFACNPALDKLEYPAEKRFAY; via the exons ATGTCTGTG gttCTCCCTATAATAGCTGGAGTAAGTGCTGTGGTTGTGTTAGTGACAGTTTTAGCTAACCTAATATGGGGAAGGAAAGCATCCGCACCAACAAAGAAGATAAACCCTGTCACATTACTTGACTCCAATGTAAAGTATCCCTTACCTCTTATTGAAAGGGAAGAAATTAGCCATGACACAAGAAGATTTAGATTTGGACTTCCCTCTCCAGATCATATTCTCG GTTTGCCAATTGGCCAGCATATACACTTATCAGTAAAATTACAAGATGATCTTGTTATTAGAGCATATACACCTGTTACCAGTGATGAGGAGAAGGGATATGTTGATTTGGTTATAAAG gtTTATTTCAAGAATGTGCATCCAAAATTCCCCGATGGAGGTAAAATGTCTCAGCACTTGGAAAGTCTGAAGATTGGTGACACAATTGATGTCAGAGGTCCATCGGGAAGGCTGCAGTATGTTGGTAAAGGAACATTCCAAATTAAGAAGCTAAGAAAGGACCCGCCAACTAAAGTCACTATGAAGAAACTCAACATGATTGCAG GTGGTACGGGCATCGCGCCAATGTTGCAACTGATCAGACATATATGTCAAGACCCGAATGATTCCACGGAAATGAGGCTATTGTTTGCAAATCAGACGGAGGAAGATATTTTACTTCGGGACGAATTGGAGAAGTATCAACGCGATCACCCTGAGCAGTTCTGTTTGTGGTACACCTTGGACAGACCTACTGaag GCTGGAAGTACAGTACCGGCTTCATCAACGACGAGATGATTCGCGAGCACCTGTTCCCTCCAGGCGATGACGTCATGGTACTTATGTGCGGGCCACCACCTATGATTAACTTCGCCTGCAATCCGGCCCTGGATAAACTAGAATATCCAGCGGAAAAGCGATTCGCATACTAA
- the LOC123711945 gene encoding NADH-cytochrome b5 reductase 2 isoform X1, protein MGNLEVALNDLFEHSSVLPIIAGVSAVVVLVTVLANLIWGRKASAPTKKINPVTLLDSNVKYPLPLIEREEISHDTRRFRFGLPSPDHILGLPIGQHIHLSVKLQDDLVIRAYTPVTSDEEKGYVDLVIKVYFKNVHPKFPDGGKMSQHLESLKIGDTIDVRGPSGRLQYVGKGTFQIKKLRKDPPTKVTMKKLNMIAGGTGIAPMLQLIRHICQDPNDSTEMRLLFANQTEEDILLRDELEKYQRDHPEQFCLWYTLDRPTEGWKYSTGFINDEMIREHLFPPGDDVMVLMCGPPPMINFACNPALDKLEYPAEKRFAY, encoded by the exons ATGGGCAATTTAGAGGTTGCTCTGAATGATTTGTTTGAACATTCATCA gttCTCCCTATAATAGCTGGAGTAAGTGCTGTGGTTGTGTTAGTGACAGTTTTAGCTAACCTAATATGGGGAAGGAAAGCATCCGCACCAACAAAGAAGATAAACCCTGTCACATTACTTGACTCCAATGTAAAGTATCCCTTACCTCTTATTGAAAGGGAAGAAATTAGCCATGACACAAGAAGATTTAGATTTGGACTTCCCTCTCCAGATCATATTCTCG GTTTGCCAATTGGCCAGCATATACACTTATCAGTAAAATTACAAGATGATCTTGTTATTAGAGCATATACACCTGTTACCAGTGATGAGGAGAAGGGATATGTTGATTTGGTTATAAAG gtTTATTTCAAGAATGTGCATCCAAAATTCCCCGATGGAGGTAAAATGTCTCAGCACTTGGAAAGTCTGAAGATTGGTGACACAATTGATGTCAGAGGTCCATCGGGAAGGCTGCAGTATGTTGGTAAAGGAACATTCCAAATTAAGAAGCTAAGAAAGGACCCGCCAACTAAAGTCACTATGAAGAAACTCAACATGATTGCAG GTGGTACGGGCATCGCGCCAATGTTGCAACTGATCAGACATATATGTCAAGACCCGAATGATTCCACGGAAATGAGGCTATTGTTTGCAAATCAGACGGAGGAAGATATTTTACTTCGGGACGAATTGGAGAAGTATCAACGCGATCACCCTGAGCAGTTCTGTTTGTGGTACACCTTGGACAGACCTACTGaag GCTGGAAGTACAGTACCGGCTTCATCAACGACGAGATGATTCGCGAGCACCTGTTCCCTCCAGGCGATGACGTCATGGTACTTATGTGCGGGCCACCACCTATGATTAACTTCGCCTGCAATCCGGCCCTGGATAAACTAGAATATCCAGCGGAAAAGCGATTCGCATACTAA